CACAGCGTGATCCAACACGCCGTGGATGAACTGCGCATGGCCTTCCCCAAGGCCACGTTGAAGCACCAGGCCGAAGGCATAGGCCAGGCGTGCCTGGATGCCGACCGGGTGCAGCAGATCATTGGTAACCTGGTGGCCAACAGTGTGGCCTACGGCGACTTGCTCCTGCCCATCACCATCACCTCACGCCTGGGCGAAGGTGGCTGCGAAGTGGCCGTGCATAACCACGGTGCCGCGATCCCGCAAACGCTGATCGCCGGGCTGTTCGAGCCCATGACGCGCGGCACCGACCAGGGCAGCGAGGTGCGCAGTGTGGGGTTGGGCTTGTATATCGTGCGTGAGCTGGCCAAGGCCCACGGTGGCGACGTGGCGGTGAATTCCTGCGCCACCGAGGGCACGACCTTTACCGTGACGCTTTAGTACAGGTACGCCGAGCCCTGCATGACCGGTTCGACACGGCCGGTCAACACCACACCGCCCTGCCCGTCCCACTGCACAGTGACCGTGCCACCGTCGCACTGCACCTCAACCGTAGCGTCCAGCAACCCGCGCCGAATCCCATTGACCACTGCACCACAGCAGCAGGAACCGGACCCCAGCGGCACACCCCCGCCGCGCTCCCAGATACGCAGGCGGATGTGGCTGCGGTCCAGCACCTGCACAAAATGCACATTGGTGTTGGCCGGGAACAGCGGATGGGTTTCCAGCGCCGGGCCCACGGCTGCTACGTCGATGGCGCTGATGTCGTCGACAAAATACGTGCAGTGCGGGTTGCCCATGCTGCAAGCGGCAGGGGCGCCATCGATGGGCAAGGTGCGGGTGTCGAGCGCTTCGGCCAGCGGCACTGCCGACCAATCCAGCGAGGGCGCGCCCATGTTCACCGACACTTGCTGCCCGGCAGCCCGCACGCACGTCAGCAAGCCTCGGTCCGTGCGCAATACGACGGTGTCGCGGCCGGTCTCATGCATCAAGCGGTCAGCCACGCCACGGATGGCGCTGCCGCAGGTTTGCAGCGGCGTACCGTTGGGGTTCCAGAACTTGATACGGGCCAGGGCATCTTCGCAGTCGAGCACCACGGCCAGTTGGTTGAAACCGATACCGGTGTGGCGGTTACCCAGGCGCCGGGCGACCTGTGCGGTGATCGGATCGTCCTGGCCACGGCGGTCGATGATGATGAAATCGTCGCCGTTGGCATGCATCTTCACAAAGGGCAAGGTCATGGGCGGTCCTCGGTCGAGATCAGCCTGCAAGCATACGGGAGTTTCATCCAAGCCGTTTCAGCCGCGTGCTAGCGTTGGCGCATCCTCACCTGGCAGATCCGTTCATGAACAAAACCACCCTCGCCTTTACCTTGCTGCTGGGCGCGT
The window above is part of the Pseudomonas sp. KBS0710 genome. Proteins encoded here:
- the dapF gene encoding diaminopimelate epimerase, encoding MTLPFVKMHANGDDFIIIDRRGQDDPITAQVARRLGNRHTGIGFNQLAVVLDCEDALARIKFWNPNGTPLQTCGSAIRGVADRLMHETGRDTVVLRTDRGLLTCVRAAGQQVSVNMGAPSLDWSAVPLAEALDTRTLPIDGAPAACSMGNPHCTYFVDDISAIDVAAVGPALETHPLFPANTNVHFVQVLDRSHIRLRIWERGGGVPLGSGSCCCGAVVNGIRRGLLDATVEVQCDGGTVTVQWDGQGGVVLTGRVEPVMQGSAYLY